The genomic window TTGTACAATAATATTGTACAATAAAGCGTTATAAGTTTTATAAATAAAGGAGTAAAATATCCTTGAATGAAAACATTCCCGGAAAAAGGAGATGAATTTTGGTAACCCTATTTGATCCTCATATTCACATGTATTCAAGGACTACTGATGATTATGAATTAATGTCAAAGGCTGGGATTGAAATTGTAGTAGAACCATCTTTTTGGCTAGGCGGTCTCAGAACATCCGTAGGGACTTTTATAGATTATTGGGAACACATAATATCTTTTGAAGCCAGAAGAGCTAAAGAATATGGAATCGAGCATTTTGCATGTATATCCGTTAATCCAAAAGAGTCTATGAATAGAACATTAGCTTTAGCGGCTATCGAGTCCATGAGGAAATATGTTGATAGGGAAAATGTAGTTGCAATAGGTGAGATAGGATACAACCTAATTAATGATTTAGAAGAGGAGATTTTTGTTAAACAATTGGAAATAGCAATAGAAAAGAACATGTTAATTATGATTCATTTACCACATTATAATAAAAAAGAGGCAATAACACGAATAGAAGGTTTAATGAACCACAATTCACAAATTGGAACATATGATAGGAAGAAAATATTAATAGATCATAACACTGAGGAAACAATTAAAAAAGTTCTTGATATGGGAGTATATGCAGGACTGACTGTTTATCCAGTCACAAAGTTATCTCCTGAGAGAGCTATTAAAATAATTAGAATTCAAGGATCTGACAAAATTATGATAAATAGTTCAGCTGATTGGGGACCATCAGATCCTTTGAGTGTACCCACAGTGTCAAGAGAGATGAGAAAAGAGAACATGAGTAAAAAAGATATTGAAAATGTTACTTTTTTTAATGCATATGATTTCTATAAACAATCTCCCAAATTTACATGGAGGGGTTAAAAAAATGTATGTATCTAAGGATTAATAAATAGAAATGACTCAATTATCTCCATATTTACGTGAAAATCTAAAGTTTTCGGACTAATATTATAGGGGATAGTATTAAAGGTAGTATGAATTGCAAAAAATCTTGCATATTGAAAAATTGATCATTACTTGCAAATCCTTCATGTCTTTTGAATACAAAACTATTATTTTAATCGTTTGAAAATAATTTTTCACATTTTCTCCAGTTAATCTAATTTCAAAAAATATAATAAAATATAACATAACATAGATTTTATTTTCTTGAGTTTGAGCACATTTATTTACTATACAGAGCTCAAAAATTTGAAAGTCTATTTTATGATGGATGTATACAATATATTTACCATTTTGTATATTTATTGTTGATGTTTGCTATTATGTTGATTTAGTTCCTCTTGGCTGTTAAATGATGTTTACATTGTCCACATCTGTATTGATTTGAAATCTTAACATCCAGTAATTTGTTTAGTTGTGTAACAAAGCAGGTAACACTATCAAAATCTTTTGTCTTCTAAGGGTATAATTTATCTAATTGATTCCGCTAGCCGCTCTAGCGATTACTTCAGAAAGTGCTGGATGAATATGTATAGTATTTGAAATGCTATCTATAGTACCGTTTCCGGATCTCATTGTTACAAGTACCTCATGAATCAACGTAGATGCATCAGTTCCAATAATATGACATCCCAATATTTTTCTATCGTTTTTATCGACTAGAAATTTAACAAAACCATCTCTATCTTCTATTGCTTCACCCATTCCTGTCTGAATGTATGGATATGTGGATTTAAGATATTCTGTCCCCTTCTTCCGTAATTCTTGTTCTGTAAAACCTACTCCTGCTACTTGTGGTGAGCTAAAAATTGCGTGTGGCATAGCAGTATAGTCTACCGACATTTTCTTACTACCATGTATGATATTGTTATACGCATATTGGGATTCTAGATTTGCATTGTGTTTGAATAGATATTTTCCTACAACATCTCCTATAGCAAAAATCCCCTTCATCGTTGTTTCAAGATATTCATCGACAATAATGAAACCTTTTTCATTGATCTTTATACCACTTTTATCCAAGTCAAGTGACTCGGTATTAGAAATCCTTCCTGTAGATACTAGTAATTGATCAGAGTCAATCTCTAGAATTTCTCCTGATGAATTTTTTGCTACTACGTGAAATGTATCTGCAGTGTGATTGTTCGTATTGTTAATCTTTAGAATTGACTCGGTATTGTATCCTAAATGAATGTTATATTTTCTGGAGAACACTTCAGTGAATTTTTGAGATATTTCTTCGTCTTCTTGAGGAATTAAAAGATTGTTACGTTGTATTATATGTATTTTAGTTCCAAGACTACCAAAAAAGTGTGCCAACTCACAAGCTACATAACCTCCGCCAATAATAGTAAGAACTTGAGGTTGCTTCTTAAGACGTAGTGCTTCATCACTGGTGATATATCCTGTTTCTTCAAGACCTTTTATTTTTGGAATAATAGGTTTGGTTCCAGAGGCAATCACTATCTTTTCGGCACTTATTATTTCATCTTCCTCGTCACCATCCAATTTTTTACCTTCCCTTTTAAAGGCAATTTTTTTCTCTCCTACAAATCTACACTCCTTTGCAAAGAGCTTTGGATTATCTGATTGCATCAATCCCTTTTTTATTTCATCTGATTCAGAATCAGTAATTCCATTAACCCTATTCATTATTTTCTCAAAATCAATAGAAAAATCATTAACTTTTATTCCGAAGGTATCTGACTGTTTTATAATTTCTGCTATGTTAGCGCTATGTATTAGTAATTTAGAAGGTATGCATCCTCTATTCAAACATGTTCCTCCCATCCTATCTTTTTCAATAATTGCTACTTTAAGTCCGTGCTGAGCTGCAGCACTAGCAATATCTAACCCAGAGCCACCTCCAATAACTATAAGATCAAATTCTTGCAACTATAATTTATTATGTATAAATGATAATAACTTTTAGATAGAATGTTGTACAATAAATTAATCCACTATCGTGTACCTTAATATTGTACAATAATAAAGCACATTCTTTAAATAAAGTAGGTGGCTATATATTGATCAATGTCATCACAAAATGAAAAACCATATAAATGTACAAAATGTCAAGGCTATTCCTTTAATTCAGATCAAGAATTAAAACAACATGATAAGGAACACCATTCACAATAGGTAAAACAAGCCGATAA from Candidatus Nitrosocosmicus arcticus includes these protein-coding regions:
- a CDS encoding TatD family hydrolase; this encodes MVTLFDPHIHMYSRTTDDYELMSKAGIEIVVEPSFWLGGLRTSVGTFIDYWEHIISFEARRAKEYGIEHFACISVNPKESMNRTLALAAIESMRKYVDRENVVAIGEIGYNLINDLEEEIFVKQLEIAIEKNMLIMIHLPHYNKKEAITRIEGLMNHNSQIGTYDRKKILIDHNTEETIKKVLDMGVYAGLTVYPVTKLSPERAIKIIRIQGSDKIMINSSADWGPSDPLSVPTVSREMRKENMSKKDIENVTFFNAYDFYKQSPKFTWRG
- a CDS encoding dihydrolipoyl dehydrogenase family protein; the protein is MQEFDLIVIGGGSGLDIASAAAQHGLKVAIIEKDRMGGTCLNRGCIPSKLLIHSANIAEIIKQSDTFGIKVNDFSIDFEKIMNRVNGITDSESDEIKKGLMQSDNPKLFAKECRFVGEKKIAFKREGKKLDGDEEDEIISAEKIVIASGTKPIIPKIKGLEETGYITSDEALRLKKQPQVLTIIGGGYVACELAHFFGSLGTKIHIIQRNNLLIPQEDEEISQKFTEVFSRKYNIHLGYNTESILKINNTNNHTADTFHVVAKNSSGEILEIDSDQLLVSTGRISNTESLDLDKSGIKINEKGFIIVDEYLETTMKGIFAIGDVVGKYLFKHNANLESQYAYNNIIHGSKKMSVDYTAMPHAIFSSPQVAGVGFTEQELRKKGTEYLKSTYPYIQTGMGEAIEDRDGFVKFLVDKNDRKILGCHIIGTDASTLIHEVLVTMRSGNGTIDSISNTIHIHPALSEVIARAASGIN